From Cytophagales bacterium, the proteins below share one genomic window:
- a CDS encoding 2OG-Fe dioxygenase family protein translates to MITDLREYLVPIDQSSRKYARQAITSDIQTVHIKDVLDDHQQFLEWMDQCFEKYLDFDTYDSFLFIDRKVKELDPTVYHTFKEDWNNLWGSPNEYKNFWLSRVEDMKLLELIRDFQPFRKRGCFTYNCIRSENDFWKIQENGNPLFEQQVEDIRSKPRQYTEIPVSYRRNDDFLKLLAWVAELTFKRPIRHPKIQLTCHMMRTYVQQGFDSNPAPEGVHRDGANYIVSGLVLNRKNVVGGTSTVYLADGKTQVFSRQLNPGEGLFQADEENLYWHSVSSIKKINVEEEAYRSIIGFDMVFKN, encoded by the coding sequence ATGATAACCGATCTACGAGAATATCTGGTCCCAATTGATCAAAGTAGCCGTAAGTATGCCCGGCAAGCGATAACTTCTGATATTCAGACAGTTCATATCAAAGATGTATTAGATGATCATCAGCAATTTTTGGAATGGATGGATCAGTGTTTCGAAAAGTATCTGGATTTTGATACGTATGATAGCTTCTTGTTTATTGACAGAAAAGTAAAAGAGCTTGACCCAACCGTCTATCACACTTTTAAAGAAGATTGGAACAATCTGTGGGGTAGCCCTAACGAGTATAAAAATTTCTGGCTTTCCAGAGTTGAAGACATGAAGTTGTTAGAACTCATACGTGACTTTCAACCTTTTCGAAAGAGAGGATGTTTCACATATAATTGTATTAGAAGTGAAAATGACTTTTGGAAAATTCAAGAAAATGGCAATCCTTTATTTGAACAACAAGTTGAGGATATTAGGAGTAAACCGAGACAATACACGGAAATCCCTGTTTCTTATCGTAGAAATGATGATTTTCTAAAACTGTTGGCCTGGGTAGCCGAGTTGACTTTCAAGCGACCTATTCGTCACCCTAAAATTCAATTGACCTGTCATATGATGCGGACTTATGTGCAACAAGGATTTGATTCGAATCCCGCGCCGGAAGGAGTCCATCGGGATGGAGCTAATTACATAGTCTCTGGCTTGGTACTGAATCGGAAGAATGTTGTTGGAGGTACAAGTACAGTTTATTTGGCAGATGGGAAGACGCAAGTGTTCTCGAGACAATTGAACCCTGGAGAAGGATTATTTCAAGCAGATGAAGAAAACTTGTACTGGCATTCGGTTTCAAGTATCAAGAAAAT
- a CDS encoding response regulator transcription factor, with translation MIKILYVDDHQLLQESVKKILGSDPEIDILGTASNGKELINLIKRNLEVEVIIIDIEMPEMSGDEVAVYVKKEYPHIKIVVLTQYDTMGYVRQLMEIGVDAYVLKKYGFDELLTAIHQVKNGNSYMGKDVQQLLLESLKSTNIVGEIKLTRREKEILPLIANGHTSLEISEMLFIAPTTVETHRRNLISKTGSRNTKELIKFAFEKGYFR, from the coding sequence ATGATTAAGATTCTATATGTTGATGATCACCAACTACTTCAAGAAAGTGTAAAAAAGATTCTCGGCTCAGACCCTGAAATTGATATTCTTGGTACTGCTTCCAATGGTAAAGAGCTAATCAACTTAATCAAACGAAATTTAGAAGTTGAGGTAATCATCATTGATATTGAAATGCCTGAGATGTCGGGGGATGAAGTAGCTGTCTATGTCAAAAAAGAATACCCCCATATAAAGATTGTTGTGTTAACACAGTATGATACGATGGGTTATGTAAGACAACTCATGGAAATTGGAGTAGACGCGTATGTGTTAAAAAAGTATGGATTCGATGAACTCCTGACTGCCATTCATCAAGTTAAGAATGGCAATTCGTATATGGGCAAAGACGTGCAGCAATTACTACTAGAAAGCTTAAAATCAACTAATATCGTTGGCGAAATCAAACTTACCCGAAGAGAAAAGGAGATCTTACCACTCATTGCAAACGGGCATACAAGTTTGGAAATATCCGAAATGTTGTTCATTGCTCCCACCACAGTAGAAACTCACAGAAGAAATCTCATTAGCAAAACAGGAAGTAGAAACACAAAAGAACTAATCAAATTCGCTTTCGAAAAAGGTTACTTTAGGTAA
- a CDS encoding TIR domain-containing protein — translation MAFYTKEYLRNRLDGTSSEEIQQLINSFRAKNSYDVFLSHSYSDKEFIQSLILELESINLDVYVDWIVDPELKRSSITKHSIQIIRERLRQSKCLIYATSVASSRSRWMPWELGYMDGLVGKCAILPILERKNAIYQGKDLLQVYPYITLDETRDQVDMKRIRIHESTHDYTRIDSWLNK, via the coding sequence ATGGCATTTTACACGAAAGAATATTTAAGGAACAGGTTAGACGGGACATCATCGGAAGAAATACAACAACTCATTAATTCTTTTAGAGCTAAAAACTCTTACGATGTTTTTCTCTCACATAGTTACAGCGATAAGGAGTTTATCCAATCTCTTATACTAGAGTTAGAGTCAATCAACCTTGACGTCTATGTAGACTGGATTGTAGATCCTGAACTGAAAAGATCATCCATTACAAAACATTCAATTCAAATCATTCGAGAAAGACTAAGGCAGTCCAAATGCTTAATCTATGCTACTTCCGTTGCCTCTTCACGATCAAGATGGATGCCTTGGGAACTTGGATACATGGATGGACTTGTGGGTAAATGTGCCATTTTACCCATTCTTGAACGTAAGAATGCTATTTATCAAGGTAAAGACCTGTTACAAGTTTACCCTTACATCACACTGGATGAAACCAGGGATCAGGTGGATATGAAACGTATCCGAATACATGAATCTACACATGATTACACACGAATTGATTCATGGCTCAACAAGTAA
- a CDS encoding sensor histidine kinase, producing the protein MKRNYISFAFCLSICLHGVANQQLTDSLILLYQKAQHDTTKIDLLNELAWINRNSNPDLAINYSSQARTLSSNLNDSERLITSLNRLGLAIFYNNDFIQAKSIYQGILRLEGQKDEQTYGLGRASHQYSKILLELNELDSALIHANQAIKSFEITQSNAQLGNALINQGIILKKQGAYDASLNCFLKSLDLGNSTNNTSLKGYALQNLGNYYLAVDNLPKALSFLAQTARLFQHHDNPINLSNVFNDMGIAYFKLGNYDSARYYYQHSIDLLLQTGVEVDSKRLNNMGVLSMKMGELNAALNYFNASINSYRVASGGINFSESYINMGDIYYRQGKYSKAIQHYETALNSTEANKQLEYLIDIYNGLSLSYDALGKFKESLDYRNKFLDIKDQLINSFKASVKLQEDYIQEKNEKEILRRDKKIAEVEMDKIRAENQRQTTLIQFLTVAVILIIILFFLIFLFYRQKKQIQIAEKDTILAQQEKIDLINKQEKEYNYARLEGQDKERNRIAKDLHDRLGNTLTMVKIHYQSVLDDLEKLKVSSISSYNEAIGLIDQAREEVKKIAYNINSGVIAQFGLIAAIEDLVHTIEKRNLVKMDFDHFGIDDPLDREREVTLFRIIQELVMNVLKHAKANHIEIQFVLQEDNYNLSVSDDGIGFNLNNRTSPGMGLSNVAARAEQLGGSLHIDSNPGRGTFISIDFPQTNLSDD; encoded by the coding sequence ATGAAGCGTAATTATATCTCATTTGCATTTTGCTTATCTATCTGCCTACACGGGGTAGCCAATCAACAACTAACGGATAGTCTTATTCTGCTCTATCAAAAAGCCCAACATGACACAACAAAAATTGATCTACTTAATGAATTAGCATGGATCAATCGAAATTCTAACCCTGACCTTGCCATCAATTACAGCAGTCAGGCAAGAACTTTGAGTAGCAACCTGAATGATTCAGAACGACTAATAACCAGTTTAAACAGATTAGGTCTGGCGATATTCTATAACAATGACTTCATTCAGGCTAAAAGCATTTACCAGGGCATTTTGAGGCTTGAAGGACAAAAAGATGAACAAACCTATGGCCTGGGCAGAGCAAGTCATCAGTACAGCAAGATTCTCCTGGAATTAAATGAGTTAGATTCTGCACTCATACATGCCAATCAGGCAATTAAAAGCTTCGAAATCACCCAATCCAATGCTCAACTCGGAAATGCGTTAATCAACCAGGGCATTATTCTTAAAAAGCAAGGAGCGTATGATGCTTCGCTTAATTGCTTCCTGAAATCCCTGGATTTGGGAAATTCCACTAATAATACAAGCTTGAAAGGATATGCCTTACAAAATCTTGGCAATTACTATTTGGCCGTCGATAATCTACCAAAAGCATTATCCTTTCTTGCCCAAACCGCCCGACTTTTCCAGCATCATGACAATCCGATAAACTTATCTAACGTCTTCAACGACATGGGTATCGCGTATTTCAAGCTAGGAAATTATGATTCAGCTCGATATTACTATCAACACTCCATTGACCTTTTGCTTCAAACAGGTGTAGAAGTTGATAGTAAGAGGTTAAATAATATGGGTGTTTTGAGTATGAAAATGGGCGAATTAAATGCCGCACTGAATTATTTCAATGCTAGCATCAATAGTTACCGCGTTGCATCGGGCGGCATTAATTTTAGTGAGTCGTATATCAACATGGGTGATATTTATTATCGTCAGGGGAAGTATTCGAAAGCTATCCAACATTATGAAACCGCACTGAACAGCACAGAAGCAAATAAACAATTAGAGTATCTAATTGACATTTACAATGGCCTTTCATTGTCCTATGATGCGCTGGGAAAATTCAAGGAGTCACTTGATTATCGCAACAAATTTCTGGATATAAAAGACCAACTAATCAACAGTTTCAAAGCATCTGTGAAATTGCAGGAAGACTATATCCAGGAAAAGAATGAGAAAGAAATACTGAGAAGGGATAAAAAAATTGCCGAAGTAGAAATGGATAAGATCAGAGCAGAAAACCAACGGCAAACAACACTGATCCAATTCCTCACGGTGGCTGTGATTCTCATTATCATACTCTTCTTTCTGATTTTTTTATTCTATCGACAGAAAAAACAAATTCAAATCGCGGAGAAGGACACCATTCTTGCACAACAAGAAAAAATAGACCTTATCAACAAACAGGAAAAGGAATACAATTACGCTCGTTTAGAGGGTCAGGATAAGGAACGCAATCGAATTGCAAAAGACCTACATGATCGTCTTGGGAATACCCTAACCATGGTGAAAATTCACTATCAATCGGTATTGGATGATCTTGAAAAGTTGAAGGTATCCAGTATCAGTAGTTACAATGAAGCCATAGGCTTAATTGATCAGGCGCGTGAAGAGGTAAAGAAGATTGCCTACAATATAAATTCTGGTGTAATTGCACAATTCGGGCTCATTGCCGCCATTGAAGATTTGGTTCATACCATTGAAAAAAGAAATCTCGTCAAAATGGACTTTGACCATTTCGGCATTGATGATCCTTTAGACAGGGAGCGCGAAGTGACACTCTTCAGAATCATTCAAGAGCTCGTCATGAATGTTCTCAAGCATGCCAAAGCAAATCATATCGAAATACAATTCGTATTACAAGAAGACAACTATAACTTAAGCGTCTCGGATGACGGCATAGGATTTAACCTCAATAACCGAACAAGTCCTGGAATGGGCTTATCTAATGTTGCTGCCAGAGCTGAGCAGTTAGGTGGTTCTTTACACATTGATTCCAATCCAGGTCGAGGCACTTTTATTTCAATTGATTTTCCACAAACAAATTTGTCTGATGATTAA
- a CDS encoding response regulator — MRLLLATMCIVCCYIHTIAQLTDLDPYLKFSTLDSLNEYVEQQDLSNRMSDSIVAVWHHRQSDHARDVADTELLEFHLGKTEEISERRHFMELLITCKIDWSDQYRIKMDGPKGTAMIEEALELSRSSDNRLMEGVALKAWGSMIEHVDADPVRAIEKLLLAREIFDELENELQLADLDLLLGILYSNNKDSEKSLVYFRNALTYFKEVGNVMMQIRLRINSALSLSRLNRREEAYREFIEVEKIIEPDMVLANAFFNINFGDLLIDMKRAEEALPRVKTANKIFTSIEDRYGIGITKYHLGEIYYELGNYNKSITLLENVRDSIDYFGLGNSGSVFNDLALAYAGNKQFEAAYDAAITSLHLKDSARRAQTKKEIGLLQKKYELSRKEAENEKLRHDKEIQEAQIARQKDVNLAILVVTGALAICAGFFFWSRRKTQRLNHTIAEQSQKLEAINEAKSQLFANISHDFRTPLTLISGQTHLLLDDYRDILPEDALSRIQKISWNNNKLISLTEEIRELINLDSGNIKVDTTPYDLRAFLILQVGLFQSAAEEKEIILETQFGEKEVWSKIDVSKFEKIIFNLLSNALKFTSSGGEIMVSLSQEGSEAIIKVQDSGIGIEQKHLVHIFDRYYQVDHKEYNIRQGLGIGLAICKELMDLHDGDISVRSELGVGTTFEIRIGLTAEIPLAQEEVETPDVSLREETNKKPIQPVRDPSKPAVLVVDDHPQIRNYISDVLADDYNIYLSSNGWEALELLKKQKISLIITDLMMPVMDGFVLITSLKKEPDFKHIPVIVVSARSSVGDREKALEMGVNDYMIKPFNAREFKLKVANTVQTQQTTEQLPEPLQNYNLEKLEQEWLTKLSEIVTSRIDQRITNQMLANELAVSERTLFRMMKDLTGLTPLEYVKQLKYQFARKLLTRGKVKSLNDAGKAIGITNVTRFRTQYKEYYDEEPSVKV; from the coding sequence ATGAGACTACTTCTTGCCACTATGTGCATCGTATGTTGCTATATACATACCATTGCACAACTAACGGATCTTGATCCCTATTTAAAATTTTCAACGCTCGATTCGCTCAATGAGTATGTTGAGCAACAAGACCTCAGCAACAGGATGAGCGACAGCATTGTAGCAGTCTGGCACCATCGCCAATCTGACCATGCTCGCGATGTAGCTGACACAGAATTGCTTGAATTCCATCTTGGCAAAACGGAAGAAATCAGTGAACGCCGACATTTCATGGAGCTGCTGATTACCTGCAAAATAGATTGGTCAGATCAATACCGGATCAAAATGGATGGTCCAAAAGGGACGGCAATGATTGAAGAAGCCCTGGAACTTAGCCGATCCAGTGACAACCGACTAATGGAAGGTGTGGCTTTGAAAGCCTGGGGAAGTATGATCGAGCATGTTGATGCTGATCCGGTAAGGGCCATTGAGAAGTTATTGCTGGCGCGGGAAATTTTCGATGAATTGGAAAACGAGCTTCAATTGGCAGACCTGGACTTATTACTAGGGATCTTGTATTCCAATAACAAAGACAGTGAAAAGTCCCTGGTATATTTCAGAAACGCATTAACCTATTTTAAAGAGGTAGGCAATGTAATGATGCAAATCAGGTTACGGATCAACTCGGCCTTAAGTTTGAGTCGACTGAATCGACGAGAGGAGGCTTATCGAGAATTCATAGAAGTAGAAAAGATCATTGAACCTGATATGGTGCTGGCCAATGCATTCTTCAATATCAATTTTGGAGATTTACTGATTGACATGAAACGAGCCGAAGAAGCGCTACCTCGTGTAAAAACGGCAAACAAAATATTTACCAGCATCGAAGATCGCTACGGGATTGGGATCACGAAGTATCATCTTGGAGAGATCTATTATGAGCTAGGGAATTACAATAAATCTATTACGTTATTAGAAAATGTACGTGACAGTATTGATTATTTTGGACTGGGGAATTCAGGATCCGTATTCAATGACCTTGCGTTAGCTTACGCTGGAAACAAGCAATTTGAAGCAGCTTATGATGCGGCCATTACTTCACTTCACCTTAAGGATTCTGCACGCCGCGCACAAACCAAAAAGGAAATAGGACTGCTGCAAAAGAAGTATGAATTGAGTCGAAAAGAAGCGGAAAATGAGAAGCTTAGACACGATAAAGAAATTCAGGAGGCCCAGATTGCCAGACAAAAGGATGTGAATCTTGCTATATTGGTTGTGACTGGTGCTTTGGCCATTTGTGCTGGGTTTTTCTTTTGGTCACGGCGGAAAACCCAACGACTTAATCATACGATAGCCGAGCAATCACAGAAACTGGAAGCGATCAATGAGGCCAAGTCTCAACTATTTGCGAATATCTCACATGATTTTCGTACGCCGCTGACGCTCATTAGTGGACAAACGCATTTGTTGTTGGATGACTATCGGGATATCCTGCCTGAAGATGCGCTTTCCAGGATTCAAAAAATTAGCTGGAACAACAATAAGCTGATTTCCCTGACGGAAGAGATTAGAGAATTGATCAATCTGGATTCAGGCAATATCAAAGTAGATACCACTCCTTATGACTTACGTGCCTTTTTGATTTTGCAGGTTGGCTTGTTCCAATCGGCAGCTGAGGAGAAGGAGATTATCCTCGAAACTCAGTTTGGCGAAAAGGAAGTTTGGTCAAAAATTGACGTATCTAAATTTGAAAAGATCATCTTTAATTTACTGTCGAATGCATTGAAATTCACGAGTAGCGGAGGCGAGATCATGGTGTCCTTATCGCAGGAGGGAAGTGAAGCCATCATCAAGGTGCAGGATTCAGGAATTGGCATAGAACAAAAACACCTGGTTCACATCTTTGATCGCTATTATCAGGTGGATCATAAGGAATATAATATCCGACAGGGACTTGGTATTGGTTTGGCCATTTGCAAAGAATTGATGGACTTGCATGACGGAGATATCTCGGTACGGAGTGAGTTGGGAGTTGGGACTACTTTCGAAATTAGAATAGGTTTAACAGCCGAAATTCCTCTCGCACAGGAAGAGGTAGAAACTCCTGATGTTTCACTAAGAGAGGAGACCAACAAGAAACCGATCCAACCTGTTCGAGATCCCTCTAAGCCTGCGGTTTTGGTTGTAGATGACCACCCACAAATTCGAAACTACATCTCGGATGTCCTTGCTGACGATTATAATATTTACCTGTCTAGCAATGGCTGGGAAGCCCTGGAATTGCTCAAAAAGCAAAAGATCAGTTTAATCATTACTGACCTGATGATGCCCGTCATGGATGGTTTTGTTTTGATCACTTCTTTGAAGAAGGAGCCAGACTTCAAACACATTCCTGTGATTGTGGTTTCTGCCCGTTCTTCTGTTGGCGATCGGGAAAAGGCACTGGAAATGGGGGTCAATGACTACATGATCAAACCATTCAATGCACGAGAATTCAAATTGAAAGTAGCCAATACGGTACAGACGCAGCAAACTACTGAGCAATTACCAGAACCACTTCAGAATTACAACCTCGAGAAACTGGAGCAAGAGTGGTTGACCAAACTTTCTGAGATAGTAACTTCTCGTATCGATCAACGGATCACCAACCAGATGCTGGCCAATGAATTGGCAGTAAGCGAAAGAACCCTGTTCCGCATGATGAAGGATTTGACCGGTTTAACTCCATTGGAATATGTAAAACAATTGAAGTATCAGTTTGCTCGCAAACTCCTTACCCGCGGCAAAGTGAAAAGCCTGAACGATGCGGGGAAGGCCATCGGGATCACCAATGTGACTCGTTTCCGTACGCAATACAAGGAGTACTATGATGAGGAGCCTTCAGTGAAAGTATAG
- a CDS encoding caspase family protein, whose product MSRKAIVIGIDYYQNFDSLHSCELDAQGMSEVLSFDGNRKKDRNFQVDTYVANSPETALNKKDLGQIIKEFLEEPREVSLLYFSGHGFINSLGGYLNTSENLEGEDGYSMDDLLKLVNRSKALSTIVILDCCYAGKLGDDQTSSGYSQLKEGVTILAASSRGQVSRAKKGQRSIFTDLVIDAMNGSASNILGEITPGSLYAHIDKSLGKNVQRPIFKTNVRRFTVLRKVASQITKEQLRKLPILFKDSNTHFKLDPSFEPDIANVPGFEDWTPDKENVRTFKLLQKFNRIDLVVPSGAKHMFFAAINKKKCKLTPLGKFYRHLASKNMI is encoded by the coding sequence ATGTCCAGAAAAGCGATAGTTATTGGAATAGATTATTACCAAAATTTTGATTCACTCCATAGTTGTGAATTGGACGCTCAGGGAATGAGTGAAGTTCTTTCATTTGATGGAAACAGAAAAAAAGATCGGAATTTCCAGGTTGATACCTATGTAGCCAATTCACCTGAAACAGCATTGAACAAAAAAGACCTGGGACAAATCATTAAAGAATTTCTGGAAGAGCCACGAGAAGTCTCCCTGCTTTACTTTTCCGGGCACGGATTCATTAACAGCTTAGGAGGTTATTTAAATACCAGCGAAAACCTCGAGGGTGAAGATGGATACTCCATGGATGATTTGCTGAAGCTTGTAAATCGATCAAAAGCACTGAGCACAATCGTAATCCTCGATTGTTGCTATGCTGGAAAACTTGGAGACGATCAGACTTCCTCAGGCTATTCACAATTGAAAGAAGGGGTAACCATTCTGGCCGCCTCATCTAGAGGTCAAGTATCCAGGGCAAAGAAAGGCCAACGAAGTATTTTTACGGATTTAGTTATCGATGCAATGAACGGAAGCGCAAGCAATATTCTTGGAGAAATAACACCTGGAAGTTTATACGCACATATCGACAAGTCTTTAGGTAAAAATGTGCAAAGGCCCATCTTTAAAACGAATGTTCGGAGGTTCACTGTTCTTAGAAAAGTCGCTTCTCAAATCACCAAAGAACAGCTCAGAAAGCTTCCTATACTATTCAAAGATTCCAATACTCATTTTAAGCTTGATCCATCATTCGAACCTGATATAGCAAACGTTCCAGGCTTTGAGGATTGGACGCCTGACAAGGAGAATGTCCGAACTTTCAAATTACTCCAAAAATTCAATAGAATCGATCTCGTAGTGCCAAGTGGTGCGAAACACATGTTTTTCGCGGCTATCAACAAGAAGAAATGTAAATTGACTCCTCTCGGGAAATTTTATAGGCATTTGGCGTCCAAAAATATGATTTGA
- a CDS encoding acetyltransferase, protein MTKHKLIIVGASGHAKVIIDVFEQIGNYKILGLFDDRISKDTEVLGHKLLGKTAAISSFLTDNTNIEVFIAIGDNWTRSRVKKQLEQNNANIHWANAIHPQAQIGKGTVFGKGVAILAGAVINSDARIGDFTIMGSNSILDHDSHLGAYASLAPGATVGGNVQIGNFSTVSLGANIIHGIKIGAHTVIGAGTTVLQNFGENLVVFGSPAREIRTREEGEKYL, encoded by the coding sequence ATGACCAAACACAAACTCATCATTGTTGGTGCTTCGGGGCACGCGAAAGTGATCATCGATGTATTCGAACAGATAGGGAATTACAAAATCCTGGGCCTGTTTGATGACCGAATCTCGAAAGACACGGAAGTTCTTGGCCATAAACTACTGGGAAAAACGGCAGCCATAAGCTCCTTTCTCACCGATAATACAAATATTGAGGTCTTCATAGCCATCGGAGACAATTGGACCAGGTCGAGGGTTAAAAAGCAGTTGGAACAAAATAATGCAAATATTCATTGGGCCAATGCGATTCACCCCCAGGCTCAAATTGGAAAAGGGACAGTCTTTGGCAAAGGCGTGGCCATACTTGCAGGTGCCGTCATTAATAGCGATGCTCGTATAGGTGATTTTACCATTATGGGTTCCAATAGCATCCTGGACCATGACAGCCATTTGGGAGCCTACGCAAGTCTCGCCCCTGGCGCTACCGTGGGAGGTAATGTCCAAATTGGAAATTTCTCTACAGTAAGTCTAGGGGCAAACATCATTCATGGAATAAAGATTGGGGCTCACACGGTAATCGGAGCTGGCACTACGGTATTGCAAAACTTTGGAGAAAATCTTGTAGTTTTTGGTAGTCCGGCCAGAGAAATTCGAACGCGAGAAGAAGGCGAGAAATACTTGTGA